CGGTTCCGACCACGTTGACCCGGAACAGGCGCATGAGGTCGTCGACGGTGAGGGAGGCGAGCGGCGTGGTCCTGTGAACGCCCGCGACGTTCACCAGGACGTCGATGCCGCCGAGCGTCTCCGCCGCGTCCCGGACGGCGGCGATCACGGCGGGCTCGTCGGCGACGTCGGCGACGCGCGTCGCGATCGTCCCGGGACCGGTGATCGCGGCGGCCGTCTCGGCGAGGCCGGCCTCGGAGAGGTCCACCCCGTACACGGCGGCGCCCTCGCTCGCGAGGCGGATCGCGGTCGCCCGCCCGATGCCGGACGCGGCACCGGTGAGCAGCACTTTCACACCGTCATAGCGATTCATGATCGCAAGTTAGCGCCGCCGTGCGGGGCGCAGGGGGGACCGTCCCGGCCACCGGGAGCCGGGTCAGCCGGACGTGTTGGAGCGGGGCGCGAGCAGCAGTCGGCACGCCATCCGGATGTCGCTCTCGACGTCCGCCATGGACGCCCGGCCGTTCAGGCTCATCTGCAGCACCCCGTACCAGCACTGCATGAGCAGCCGCACCAGCCGGACGTCCTGCGCCGTGGGCACGTCGATGCCGATGGCCATGAGCACGAACTCGTTGAACGTGGTGTCGATCCTGGCGGTGTCCACGACGGTCGCGGCGTTCGCGCTGTTGGCCGCCTGCAGCATCGACGCCGACAGCAGCGGCTGGGCCAGCAGGGTCCGGCTGGCGGCGACGAGCAGGTCGGCGACCGCGTCCTCCGGGTCGGTGCCGGGCGCGGGCGGGCGGACGGCCTCCCCGAACCGGTCGACCTGCGCGGCCATCACCGCCGTGAACAGGTGTACCTTCGAGGGGAAGTACCGGTACAGGGTGCCGATGGCGACCCCGGCGGCCTTCGCGACCTCGTGCATCTGCACGCGTTCGAGGGGTTTCTCGCCGCCGATGCGCATCGCGGCGCGCAGGATGCGCTGCCGCCTGTCATGCTGCTCCGGCGAGCTGGGCTCGGCCGAAAGCCTGGCCGACGCGATCCTCGCCACGGTGTCCCCCCTCCGGCTCCTGTCCTCGCACGACCATACCCAGCCGCCCCGAAAGGTCGGTGCGAACCGATACCGCTCAGTGGGACGCGGCGGCCCGCGCGCCCGCACCGCGCTTACGTTTCTCGCGCCGAGATCGCGAAGGGGACGTCACGTGGGCGAATGGTCTGACGAATACGACGTGGTGGTGGCCGGCTCGGGCGCCGCCGCGCTGGCCGGGGCGCTCGCCGCGGCGGCGGGCGGGCGGCGCACGGCCGTCCTGGAGAAGACGGCGCTGCTGGGCGGGACGACCGCGTACGCGGGCGCGTCGATCTGGCTGCCGGGCAGCCGGGTGCAGGAGCGCGCCGGGATCGACGACGACTCGACCGAGACGGCCCGCACCTACCTGAAGGCGCTGCTCGGGGACGACGCCGCCGAGCTGCGCGAGGCGTTCCTCGAGGCCGCGCCCCGGGTCGTCGAGTTCCTGGAGAGCGACCCGGCCGTCGAGTTCGAGTGGCAGGCGTTCCCCGAGTACTACGACGCGCCCGGACGGACGGCGCGCGGCCGCTCGTTCGTGCCGAAGCCGCTGCCGATCGAGCGGCTCGGCGAGCTCGCGGCGCTCGTCCGTCCGCCCGTGGACCGCGACCGGGCCGGGCTGTCGCACGACCCGTCCGCCCCGCTGGCGCAGGGCCGGGCGCTGATCGGGCGGCTGGCGCTGGCGTTCACGAACACCGGGCGCGGCGACGTCCGCACCGGCACGGCGCTGACCTCGCTGGTCGTGGAGGACGGGCGGGTCGTCGGCGTCGAGGCGCGGGGCCCGGACGGGCCGGTGCGGCTGCGGGCGCGGCACGGGGTGCTGCTCGCGGCGGGCGGGTTCGAGTCGTCGGCCGCGCTGCGGGAGGAGCGCGCGGTGGCGGGCTCGGCCGAGTGGACGATGGCGCCGGAGGGATCGAACACCGGCGAGGCGATCGCGGCGGCCGTCGCCGCCGGGGCGGCCACCGGAAACCTGCACGAGGCGTGGTTCTGCCCGGGTCTCGTCACCCCGGACGGGCGCGCCGCGTTCACCCTCGGGTTCCGCGGGGGGCTCATCGTGGACGGGACGGGCCGCCGGTTCGCCAACGAGTCGCTGCCCTACGACCGGATGGGGCGCGAGATGGCCGCCGCGACCGGCCCCCTGCACCTGATCTTCGACGCGAAGTCGAAGGGCGTGCCCGCGATCACGATCCCCGCCGCCGACCCCGAGGAGCATCTGGCGGCCGGGACCTGGGTGAAGGCCGGCACGCTCGCGGAGCTCGCCGCGAAGATCGGCGTCCCGGGCGACGCGCTCGCCGCGACCGTCGAGCGGTTCAACGGGTTCGCGGCCAAGGGCGCCGACGAGGACTTCCACCGCGGCGAGGACATCTACGACCGGTACTTCACGGGCGGCGGGCACGGCCTCGTCGCCGTCGACGAGGGCCCGTTCTGCGCGGCGCGGATGGTCGTCAGCGACCTCGGCACCAAGGGCGGGCTCCGCATCGACCCCGACGCCCGCGTGCTCGACGCGTCGGACCGTCCGATCCCCGGCCTGTACGCGGCGGGCAACACCACCGCGTCGTTCACCGGCCCGATCTACCCGGGCCCGGGCGTGCCGATCGGCACCGGCATGGCGTTCGCGTACCGGGCCGTCCAGGCCATGACCTCCGAGGAGAAGTGACCGTGACATCGATCAGGACCCGCGCCGCCGGGCTCGCCGCCGCCGTCGTGTGCGCCGCGACGTTCGGGGCCGCCGTCCCCGCCCAGGCGGACGTCCCGAAGGGGCACCGCGGCCGCCTGCTGTCCGCCGGACCTGTCGCGGGGACGGCGGCGCTGCCGAGCGCGGCCGCCAACCGGAAGATCGCCTACACCTCCGAGGGCGCGAACGGCCGGAAGATCACCGTGACCGGCACCGTGGCGATCCCGGAGGGGACGCCGCCGCGCGGCGGCTGGCCGGTGCTGAGCTGGGCGCACGGCACGACGGGCACCGCCGACGTGTGCGCGCCCTCCGCCGACACCGCGGACGGCCCCGCGCACGACTACCTGTCGGTCACCGAGCGGTACCTCGACCGGTGGGTCGCGCAGGGGTACGCGGTCGTGCAGACCGACTACGAGGGGCTCGGCACCCCCGGCGGCCACCCGTACATGCACGGGACGAGCGAGGCGAACGCCGTCGTCGACATCGTCCGCGCCGCCCGCGACCTCGACCGCCGCATCGGCCGGAACTGGTACGTCGCCGGGCACAGCCAGGGCGGGCACGCGGCGCTGTTCACCGCCGCCGCCCGGCAGACGCCCCGCGA
The nucleotide sequence above comes from Actinomadura algeriensis. Encoded proteins:
- a CDS encoding alpha/beta hydrolase family protein; its protein translation is MTSIRTRAAGLAAAVVCAATFGAAVPAQADVPKGHRGRLLSAGPVAGTAALPSAAANRKIAYTSEGANGRKITVTGTVAIPEGTPPRGGWPVLSWAHGTTGTADVCAPSADTADGPAHDYLSVTERYLDRWVAQGYAVVQTDYEGLGTPGGHPYMHGTSEANAVVDIVRAARDLDRRIGRNWYVAGHSQGGHAALFTAAARQTPRDVRLQGALALAPGSQTSATPGYVQAGYPGAEAAMPFLFVLLTGAEAAEPSIVPEDLLTDEALPMLDAARTSACTYGLRRMAEGFDPTKVFKPDADLRPFVEYLRSQEPAGLNLRVPTLVLQGTADTLVSPDATKLLLGDLCERHDTIAYHEYEGADHRELLDASFTDALRYTEALRTGKTPPSDC
- a CDS encoding FAD-dependent oxidoreductase, producing MGEWSDEYDVVVAGSGAAALAGALAAAAGGRRTAVLEKTALLGGTTAYAGASIWLPGSRVQERAGIDDDSTETARTYLKALLGDDAAELREAFLEAAPRVVEFLESDPAVEFEWQAFPEYYDAPGRTARGRSFVPKPLPIERLGELAALVRPPVDRDRAGLSHDPSAPLAQGRALIGRLALAFTNTGRGDVRTGTALTSLVVEDGRVVGVEARGPDGPVRLRARHGVLLAAGGFESSAALREERAVAGSAEWTMAPEGSNTGEAIAAAVAAGAATGNLHEAWFCPGLVTPDGRAAFTLGFRGGLIVDGTGRRFANESLPYDRMGREMAAATGPLHLIFDAKSKGVPAITIPAADPEEHLAAGTWVKAGTLAELAAKIGVPGDALAATVERFNGFAAKGADEDFHRGEDIYDRYFTGGGHGLVAVDEGPFCAARMVVSDLGTKGGLRIDPDARVLDASDRPIPGLYAAGNTTASFTGPIYPGPGVPIGTGMAFAYRAVQAMTSEEK
- a CDS encoding TetR family transcriptional regulator — translated: MARIASARLSAEPSSPEQHDRRQRILRAAMRIGGEKPLERVQMHEVAKAAGVAIGTLYRYFPSKVHLFTAVMAAQVDRFGEAVRPPAPGTDPEDAVADLLVAASRTLLAQPLLSASMLQAANSANAATVVDTARIDTTFNEFVLMAIGIDVPTAQDVRLVRLLMQCWYGVLQMSLNGRASMADVESDIRMACRLLLAPRSNTSG